Proteins from a single region of Pangasianodon hypophthalmus isolate fPanHyp1 chromosome 7, fPanHyp1.pri, whole genome shotgun sequence:
- the LOC113542826 gene encoding C-terminal-binding protein 1 isoform X2, producing MMQGIRPPILNGPMHPRPLVALLDGRDCTVEMPILKDVATVAFCDAQSTQEIHEKVLNEAVAALLYHTISLSRDDLDKFKGLRVIVRIGSGFDNVDVKAAAELGIAVCNVPAASVEETADTSMCLILNLYRRVTWMHQALREGTRASSVEQIREVAGGAARIRGETLGIIGLGRVGQAVALRAKAFGFGVIFYDPYLPEGVEKSLGLQRMATLQDLLIHSDCVSLHCSLNEHNHHLINDFTIKQMRQGAFLVNTARGGLVDEKALAQALKEGRIRGAALDVHETEPFSFSQGPLKDAPNLICTPHTSWYSEQASIEAREEAAREVRRAITGRIPDSLKNCVNKEYLMAASQWPSMETASVHSELNGAGYRFPAGLIGVTPGALPGAGAGVEGMVAGTLPLGHPLAPVSHPPHTPSPGQPTKAEADRDVPSDQ from the exons ATGATGCAAG GCATTCGCCCACCCATCTTAAACGGGCCCATGCACCCTCGTCCTCTGGTGGCGCTCCTGGACGGCCGGGACTGCACAGTGGAGATGCCCATCCTGAAGGACGTGGCCACTGTGGCCTTCTGTGACGCTCAGTCCACTCAGGAGATTCACGAAAAG GTTCTTAACGAGGCTGTAGCTGCATTACTATATCATACCATCTCACTATCACGAGACGACCTCGACAAGTTCAAAGGGCTTCGTGTCATTGTGAGGATCGGCAGCGGATTCGACAACGTGGACGTTAAAGCCGCAGCAGAGCTTG GTATCGCAGTGTGTAATGTGCCAGCTGCGTCTGTGGAGGAGACGGCAGACACTTCAATGTGCTTGATCCTGAACCTGTACCGCCGGGTCACTTGGATGCACCAGGCCCTGCGTGAGGGCACTCGGGCCTCCAGCGTTGAGCAAATCAGAGAGGTGGCAGGAGGAGCCGCTCGCATCCGAGGAGAGACGCTGGGCATCATTGGCCTCG GACGTGTTGGCCAAGCAGTGGCTTTGAGGGCAAAGGCGTTTGGTTTTGGGGTGATTTTCTACGACCCATACCTGCCAGAGGGGGTAGAAAAATCACTGGGGCTCCAGCGCATGGCCACGCTGCAGGATCTGCTCATCCACTCAGACTGTGTGTCCCTTCACTGCAGCCTGAACGAACACAATCACCACCTCATCAACGACTTCACCATCAAACAG ATGCGTCAGGGTGCGTTCCTGGTGAACACAGCCCGAGGGGGACTGGTGGATGAGAAAGCTCTGGCTCAGGCACTGAAAGAGGGCAGAATACGCGGCGCAGCTCTGGACGTCCATGAGACAGAGCCCTTTAG CTTCTCACAGGGGCCTCTAAAGGATGCCCCTAATCTGATCTGCACCCCCCACACATCCTGGTACAGTGAGCAGGCCTCCATTGAGGCGAGGGAGGAGGCAGCACGGGAAGTACGCAGAGCCATCACAG gtcGTATTCCTGACAGTCTGAAGAACTGTGTGAATAAGGAGTATCTGATGGCAGCTTCCCAGTGGCCCTCTATGGAGACTGCCTCTGTGCACTCTGAGCTCAACGGAGCAGGATACAG GTTTCCGGCAGGTCTGATTGGTGTAACCCCGGGAGCTCTGCCTGGTGCAGGGGCAGGAGTAGAAGGCATGGTGGCAGGCACGCTGCCCCTAGGCCATCCCCTTGCCCCAGTCTCACACCCACCACACACCCCCTCACCTGGGCAGCCAACCAAGGCAGAGGCTGACAGAGACGTCCCTTCTGACCAATAG
- the LOC113542826 gene encoding C-terminal-binding protein 1 isoform X1, producing the protein MALMDKHKVKRQRLDRICEGIRPPILNGPMHPRPLVALLDGRDCTVEMPILKDVATVAFCDAQSTQEIHEKVLNEAVAALLYHTISLSRDDLDKFKGLRVIVRIGSGFDNVDVKAAAELGIAVCNVPAASVEETADTSMCLILNLYRRVTWMHQALREGTRASSVEQIREVAGGAARIRGETLGIIGLGRVGQAVALRAKAFGFGVIFYDPYLPEGVEKSLGLQRMATLQDLLIHSDCVSLHCSLNEHNHHLINDFTIKQMRQGAFLVNTARGGLVDEKALAQALKEGRIRGAALDVHETEPFSFSQGPLKDAPNLICTPHTSWYSEQASIEAREEAAREVRRAITGRIPDSLKNCVNKEYLMAASQWPSMETASVHSELNGAGYRFPAGLIGVTPGALPGAGAGVEGMVAGTLPLGHPLAPVSHPPHTPSPGQPTKAEADRDVPSDQ; encoded by the exons ATGGCTCTGATGGACAAACACAAAGTCAAGCGGCAGAGACTGGACCGCATCTGCGAAG GCATTCGCCCACCCATCTTAAACGGGCCCATGCACCCTCGTCCTCTGGTGGCGCTCCTGGACGGCCGGGACTGCACAGTGGAGATGCCCATCCTGAAGGACGTGGCCACTGTGGCCTTCTGTGACGCTCAGTCCACTCAGGAGATTCACGAAAAG GTTCTTAACGAGGCTGTAGCTGCATTACTATATCATACCATCTCACTATCACGAGACGACCTCGACAAGTTCAAAGGGCTTCGTGTCATTGTGAGGATCGGCAGCGGATTCGACAACGTGGACGTTAAAGCCGCAGCAGAGCTTG GTATCGCAGTGTGTAATGTGCCAGCTGCGTCTGTGGAGGAGACGGCAGACACTTCAATGTGCTTGATCCTGAACCTGTACCGCCGGGTCACTTGGATGCACCAGGCCCTGCGTGAGGGCACTCGGGCCTCCAGCGTTGAGCAAATCAGAGAGGTGGCAGGAGGAGCCGCTCGCATCCGAGGAGAGACGCTGGGCATCATTGGCCTCG GACGTGTTGGCCAAGCAGTGGCTTTGAGGGCAAAGGCGTTTGGTTTTGGGGTGATTTTCTACGACCCATACCTGCCAGAGGGGGTAGAAAAATCACTGGGGCTCCAGCGCATGGCCACGCTGCAGGATCTGCTCATCCACTCAGACTGTGTGTCCCTTCACTGCAGCCTGAACGAACACAATCACCACCTCATCAACGACTTCACCATCAAACAG ATGCGTCAGGGTGCGTTCCTGGTGAACACAGCCCGAGGGGGACTGGTGGATGAGAAAGCTCTGGCTCAGGCACTGAAAGAGGGCAGAATACGCGGCGCAGCTCTGGACGTCCATGAGACAGAGCCCTTTAG CTTCTCACAGGGGCCTCTAAAGGATGCCCCTAATCTGATCTGCACCCCCCACACATCCTGGTACAGTGAGCAGGCCTCCATTGAGGCGAGGGAGGAGGCAGCACGGGAAGTACGCAGAGCCATCACAG gtcGTATTCCTGACAGTCTGAAGAACTGTGTGAATAAGGAGTATCTGATGGCAGCTTCCCAGTGGCCCTCTATGGAGACTGCCTCTGTGCACTCTGAGCTCAACGGAGCAGGATACAG GTTTCCGGCAGGTCTGATTGGTGTAACCCCGGGAGCTCTGCCTGGTGCAGGGGCAGGAGTAGAAGGCATGGTGGCAGGCACGCTGCCCCTAGGCCATCCCCTTGCCCCAGTCTCACACCCACCACACACCCCCTCACCTGGGCAGCCAACCAAGGCAGAGGCTGACAGAGACGTCCCTTCTGACCAATAG
- the LOC113542826 gene encoding C-terminal-binding protein 1 isoform X3, with translation MTAGCLPGKNSLTLIVKGGERVIEREDRRAYFMMQGIRPPILNGPMHPRPLVALLDGRDCTVEMPILKDVATVAFCDAQSTQEIHEKVLNEAVAALLYHTISLSRDDLDKFKGLRVIVRIGSGFDNVDVKAAAELGIAVCNVPAASVEETADTSMCLILNLYRRVTWMHQALREGTRASSVEQIREVAGGAARIRGETLGIIGLGRVGQAVALRAKAFGFGVIFYDPYLPEGVEKSLGLQRMATLQDLLIHSDCVSLHCSLNEHNHHLINDFTIKQMRQGAFLVNTARGGLVDEKALAQALKEGRIRGAALDVHETEPFSFSQGPLKDAPNLICTPHTSWYSEQASIEAREEAAREVRRAITGRIPDSLKNCVNKEYLMAASQWPSMETASVHSELNGAGYRFPAGLIGVTPGALPGAGAGVEGMVAGTLPLGHPLAPVSHPPHTPSPGQPTKAEADRDVPSDQ, from the exons ATGACAGCTGGGTGCCTGCCAGGCAAAAACAGCCTGACACTGATTGTGAAGGgtggagagagagtgatagagcg agaagacaggcGTGCTTACTTCATGATGCAAG GCATTCGCCCACCCATCTTAAACGGGCCCATGCACCCTCGTCCTCTGGTGGCGCTCCTGGACGGCCGGGACTGCACAGTGGAGATGCCCATCCTGAAGGACGTGGCCACTGTGGCCTTCTGTGACGCTCAGTCCACTCAGGAGATTCACGAAAAG GTTCTTAACGAGGCTGTAGCTGCATTACTATATCATACCATCTCACTATCACGAGACGACCTCGACAAGTTCAAAGGGCTTCGTGTCATTGTGAGGATCGGCAGCGGATTCGACAACGTGGACGTTAAAGCCGCAGCAGAGCTTG GTATCGCAGTGTGTAATGTGCCAGCTGCGTCTGTGGAGGAGACGGCAGACACTTCAATGTGCTTGATCCTGAACCTGTACCGCCGGGTCACTTGGATGCACCAGGCCCTGCGTGAGGGCACTCGGGCCTCCAGCGTTGAGCAAATCAGAGAGGTGGCAGGAGGAGCCGCTCGCATCCGAGGAGAGACGCTGGGCATCATTGGCCTCG GACGTGTTGGCCAAGCAGTGGCTTTGAGGGCAAAGGCGTTTGGTTTTGGGGTGATTTTCTACGACCCATACCTGCCAGAGGGGGTAGAAAAATCACTGGGGCTCCAGCGCATGGCCACGCTGCAGGATCTGCTCATCCACTCAGACTGTGTGTCCCTTCACTGCAGCCTGAACGAACACAATCACCACCTCATCAACGACTTCACCATCAAACAG ATGCGTCAGGGTGCGTTCCTGGTGAACACAGCCCGAGGGGGACTGGTGGATGAGAAAGCTCTGGCTCAGGCACTGAAAGAGGGCAGAATACGCGGCGCAGCTCTGGACGTCCATGAGACAGAGCCCTTTAG CTTCTCACAGGGGCCTCTAAAGGATGCCCCTAATCTGATCTGCACCCCCCACACATCCTGGTACAGTGAGCAGGCCTCCATTGAGGCGAGGGAGGAGGCAGCACGGGAAGTACGCAGAGCCATCACAG gtcGTATTCCTGACAGTCTGAAGAACTGTGTGAATAAGGAGTATCTGATGGCAGCTTCCCAGTGGCCCTCTATGGAGACTGCCTCTGTGCACTCTGAGCTCAACGGAGCAGGATACAG GTTTCCGGCAGGTCTGATTGGTGTAACCCCGGGAGCTCTGCCTGGTGCAGGGGCAGGAGTAGAAGGCATGGTGGCAGGCACGCTGCCCCTAGGCCATCCCCTTGCCCCAGTCTCACACCCACCACACACCCCCTCACCTGGGCAGCCAACCAAGGCAGAGGCTGACAGAGACGTCCCTTCTGACCAATAG